In Glycine max cultivar Williams 82 chromosome 7, Glycine_max_v4.0, whole genome shotgun sequence, a single window of DNA contains:
- the LOC100784616 gene encoding solute carrier family 25 member 44, producing MSMSVAEDESSEEVHVPGEIDWQMLDKSKFFFLGAALFSGVSAALYPVVVLKTRQQVAQSKVSCINTAFSLIRGEGFRALYRGFGTSLMGTIPARALYMAALEVTKSNVGTATVRFGLAEPTAAAVANAAAGLSAAMAAQLVWTPVDVVSQRLMVQGVSDSGNPKASALRYINGIDAFRKILSSDGLRGLYRGFGISILTYAPSNAVWWASYSVAQRMVWGGVGYYLCKGNDSAANSALKPDTKTVMAVQGVSAAVAGGMSALITMPLDTIKTRLQVLDGNENGRRGPTAMQTVRSLVREGGWMACYRGLGPRWASMSMSATTMITTYEFLKRLSAKNQEVLT from the coding sequence ATGAGCATGAGTGTGGCAGAAGATGAATCTAGTGAAGAGGTTCATGTTCCAGGTGAGATTGATTGGCAAATGCTTGATAAATCCAAGTTTTTCTTCCTTGGTGCTGCTCTTTTCTCTGGGGTTTCTGCAGCTCTTTACCCGGTTGTTGTGTTGAAGACTAGGCAGCAAGTGGCTCAGTCCAAAGTTTCTTGCATCAACACTGCATTTTCATTGATTAGGGGTGAGGGTTTTAGAGCATTGTACCGCGGGTTTGGGACTTCTTTGATGGGCACAATCCCTGCTAGGGCTCTTTACATGGCTGCATTAGAGGTTACGAAGAGCAATGTGGGCACTGCCACTGTTAGGTTTGGTCTTGCTGAACCAACTGCTGCTGCAGTTGCCAATGCAGCTGCTGGCTTGAGTGCAGCCATGGCAGCTCAGCTTGTGTGGACCCCTGTTGATGTTGTGAGCCAGAGGTTGATGGTTCAAGGTGTTTCTGATTCCGGAAATCCCAAGGCTTCGGCTCTTCGGTACATCAACGGGATTGATGCCTTCAGGAAGATCTTGAGCAGTGATGGCCTTAGGGGCTTGTATAGGGGTTTTGGGATCTCAATTTTGACCTATGCCCCTTCTAATGCAGTTTGGTGGGCTTCATATTCTGTTGCACAAAGGATGGTTTGGGGTGGAGTTGGGTACTACTTGTGCAAGGGAAATGATAGTGCAGCTAATAGTGCATTGAAGCCTGATACAAAGACTGTGATGGCAGTTCAGGGAGTCAGTGCAGCAGTGGCTGGTGGCATGTCTGCTTTGATCACCATGCCACTGGATACCATCAAGACAAGACTGCAAGTCCTGGATGGCAATGAGAACGGCCGTCGCGGACCGACAGCCATGCAGACAGTAAGGAGTCTGGTTAGGGAAGGTGGCTGGATGGCTTGTTATAGAGGATTGGGACCTAGATGGGCTTCAATGTCAATGTCTGCAACAACAATGATCACAACTTATGAGTTCCTCAAACGGCTCTCCGCGAAGAATCAAGAGGTTTTGACATGA